DNA sequence from the Cohnella herbarum genome:
ACGGCGTTCAACAGTTCTACAAAGTCACTATACCGCTTCTTACACCGGTTTTGTTGTTCCAATCGATCATGGGAATTATCGGCGGCTTGCAAGTGTTCGATTTGGCGCTGACGTTGGCTTCCGAATTCAAGACAGGCGGAATGGGCAATGAAAACTCGTTGGCCACGCTCGTTTTCTACTTATATACGCTTGCTTTCCGCGACTACAACATGGGCTCTGCGGCCGTCGTCGGGTGGGTCATCTTTATCGTTAGCCTTCTGCTCAGTTTGGTCATCTTCAGACTATCCAAAAAGTTTCAGCTGTTCGGCGAGGAGGAAAGTAAATGAGACATAAATCGAGTCTTCTCGCGAGCAAATTATTCATTAATTCGTTCCTCGCTTTATTGTCGTTCGTCATTCTAGTCCCGTTCGTATACCTGGTTACTTCGTCTTTGAAGACCAATGCGCAATACTTCAAGATTCCGATCGAATGGATTCCGTCTCCTGCCCTGTGGAGCAACTATTACTATGTGTTCGTAGAGTTGAAGTTCTATATCTACATGTGGAACAGCACGTTCTTGGCGATTAGCTCGGTCATTCTAACCGTACTCAGCTCGTCGTTGATCGCATACGGTTTCGCGCGGTTCAAGTTTCCTTTCCGCAACGGCATGTTCATTCTCGTCATCGCGACGATGATGCTCCCGAGTCAAGTAACGATGCTTCCGTTGTTCATTTACTTCAAATCAATCGGCTGGCTCGGCAGCTACAAACCGCTGCTCGTGCCGCAACTGTTCGGCTCCGCGTATTTGATCTTTCTGATCCGGCAGTTCTATATCACGCTTCCGCGGGAGATCGACGAGGCGGCCAAGATCGACGGATGCGGGTATTTGCGGATCTGGTGGAACGTGATTATGCCGCAGGCGAAGCCGGTTCTCATCGTCTCGGCGCTGTTCGTCTTCCTCGGTTCTTGGAAAGACGTCTTCGGACCGCTTATTTACTTGAGCGATAGAAGCTCATACCCGCTTGCGGTAGGGCTGCTGTACTTTACTTCGCCGACCAGCAATGCTTACACGTTGATTCTAGTCGCGATCGTCATCGCCTTGATTCCGACGCTGATATTTTTTATTTTCGCTCAGAAGTATTTGAATAAGGGAGTCAATATCGCCAACTTAAAATAAAAATCGGAGGATGATCGAATGCCCAAAAAAACGATTGGTTTAGCCGTCGGCTTGAGTTTATTGGCGGGAATATGGCCGACCGGAGGAGAAGCGGCGGCAACGACCCCGTCGCCTTACGCTTTCGACGGGAAAATGCCGCAGGATACGCTGAACCGTTACTTGTCCCGATCCGCGCAGATCATGGATATGTTCTGGTTCGATACCGATGCGGGCAAGAAGCAGGAATGGCTGCGGTTCGTTCAGAATACCGGCACCAAGCTGATCGGGCGGGCCGCGATGATCTGGACGAATTTCCAGGACGACGAGACGATGTTCTATCACGCGGGCCGAATGGCTGCAGCCGTACACGCCCAGGATCCGGAAGTGATCCTGCAGGCGGCCATCTTCGAGACGACGGCGCAAGCGGTGAATCAAATCCCGATTCCGGCTTGGGTGTTCGAGGAATTCGGGCTACAGCCGACGACCCGTAATTTCAGTTACGCGTCGATGCTCTATCAGGACGGGAGATATTCCGATTTCTGGGGAGCGGGACAGTCCGTTCCCGATATTACGAGCCTCGAAACGCAGATGTTCTTCTTCTACCGGGCGAAGAGATTCATCGATCTC
Encoded proteins:
- a CDS encoding carbohydrate ABC transporter permease, encoding MRHKSSLLASKLFINSFLALLSFVILVPFVYLVTSSLKTNAQYFKIPIEWIPSPALWSNYYYVFVELKFYIYMWNSTFLAISSVILTVLSSSLIAYGFARFKFPFRNGMFILVIATMMLPSQVTMLPLFIYFKSIGWLGSYKPLLVPQLFGSAYLIFLIRQFYITLPREIDEAAKIDGCGYLRIWWNVIMPQAKPVLIVSALFVFLGSWKDVFGPLIYLSDRSSYPLAVGLLYFTSPTSNAYTLILVAIVIALIPTLIFFIFAQKYLNKGVNIANLK